In bacterium, one genomic interval encodes:
- a CDS encoding GxxExxY protein, with the protein MREEYQENLLAEIIIQCIIKVHQTLGPGFLESIYRFKSCRCKGGYSCKLC; encoded by the coding sequence ATCAGAGAAGAATATCAAGAAAATCTACTTGCTGAGATAATAATTCAATGTATTATCAAGGTACACCAGACACTGGGGCCAGGTTTTCTGGAGAGTATTTACCGATTTAAAAGCTGCAGGTGTAAAGGTGGCTATTCTTGTAAACTTTGCTAA
- the rpiB gene encoding ribose 5-phosphate isomerase B, with translation MKIVFGCDHAGIDLKKELIKSLNYEYEDVGTYDETSVDYPDIGIKVAKKVSNGEFERGVLICGTGIGMSITANKIPGIRAALCCDTMTARLCREHNDANILVLGAKIVNSQQAKEILKIFLETEFSNEERHIRRLDKIRELEIGR, from the coding sequence ATGAAAATTGTCTTTGGTTGTGACCATGCTGGAATTGACTTAAAAAAGGAATTAATAAAATCTTTAAATTATGAGTATGAAGATGTTGGGACCTATGATGAAACATCCGTTGATTACCCGGATATTGGGATTAAGGTGGCTAAAAAGGTAAGTAATGGTGAATTTGAGCGCGGGGTACTTATTTGTGGCACCGGCATAGGAATGTCAATTACCGCTAATAAAATCCCAGGTATCCGTGCCGCTCTTTGCTGTGATACAATGACCGCAAGATTATGCCGAGAACATAATGATGCTAATATTTTAGTTCTGGGGGCGAAAATAGTGAACTCTCAACAAGCAAAGGAAATTTTAAAGATATTCCTGGAAACAGAATTTTCCAACGAAGAAAGACATATCCGTAGATTAGATAAGATTAGGGAATTAGAAATTGGGAGATAA
- a CDS encoding L-threonylcarbamoyladenylate synthase: MQKGAEILKIDPIYPEKEKITRAANFIKKGKLVAFPTETVYGLGVDGLNKDGIRLIFEVKKRPISKPISLLISDFNELSRLAKDIPDDTWKLIDKFWPGPLTIILSASDLVPEMIMGEKRTVGIRMPDNKIALALIESSNTPIACPSANISGHKEPTTCEEVMAGLKDKIDLIIDGGKTKLGIASTVLDLTGKSPVILREGAIGSKELFRVLNSKNILFVCTGNTCRSFMAEKLFAKMAKETNFLVEVKSAGTSAINNGNVTPMSLKILENEGILPTAAFSTLLNEQMIKKADVILTMESYHKERVENILPSAKGKTFLLSEYVGLGKKEIADPIGGSREGYETCFLEIKKCLTRLIKKLME, encoded by the coding sequence GTGCAAAAAGGAGCAGAAATTTTAAAAATAGACCCCATCTATCCAGAAAAGGAGAAGATAACAAGGGCGGCTAATTTTATTAAAAAAGGAAAACTTGTTGCCTTTCCTACGGAAACGGTCTATGGATTAGGGGTAGATGGGTTGAATAAAGATGGAATAAGATTAATCTTTGAGGTAAAAAAAAGACCCATATCCAAACCAATATCTTTACTTATTTCAGATTTTAATGAGCTATCAAGATTAGCGAAAGATATACCTGATGATACCTGGAAATTAATAGATAAATTCTGGCCTGGTCCTTTAACGATAATCTTATCTGCCAGTGATTTAGTTCCTGAAATGATAATGGGTGAAAAGCGGACTGTGGGCATCCGAATGCCAGATAATAAGATTGCGTTAGCATTAATTGAGTCTTCAAACACCCCGATTGCCTGTCCTTCAGCAAATATTTCTGGCCATAAAGAACCAACTACCTGTGAGGAAGTAATGGCAGGTTTAAAAGATAAAATAGATTTAATCATAGATGGTGGTAAAACAAAATTGGGTATTGCCTCGACTGTTTTAGATTTAACAGGTAAATCACCTGTTATTTTGCGTGAAGGAGCAATTGGTTCTAAAGAATTATTCAGAGTTCTTAATTCGAAGAATATCTTATTTGTTTGCACAGGTAATACCTGCCGAAGTTTTATGGCAGAAAAATTGTTCGCCAAAATGGCAAAAGAGACAAATTTTTTAGTTGAAGTTAAGTCTGCTGGAACATCTGCTATTAATAACGGAAATGTTACTCCCATGAGTCTAAAAATATTAGAAAATGAAGGGATTCTCCCCACTGCTGCCTTTTCTACACTATTAAATGAACAGATGATTAAAAAAGCAGATGTAATCCTGACGATGGAGAGTTATCATAAAGAAAGGGTAGAGAATATTTTACCATCAGCAAAAGGAAAAACATTTCTTTTGTCTGAGTATGTTGGATTAGGGAAAAAAGAGATTGCTGACCCAATTGGTGGTTCAAGAGAAGGATATGAAACCTGTTTTTTGGAGATTAAAAAGTGTCTAACGCGATTGATAAAAAAACTAATGGAATGA
- a CDS encoding NAD(P)-binding protein, translating to MAIVLKTRKRALEKIGLRGGRETSALRPKYTPKTPPCSYTCPSGTDIRGYLTIIAQSQNYGRNYEDAFKMAWETLVDKNPFPAVCGRVCPHPCEKECNRKEKDEAVGINAVERFIGDYGIKNNLKHKKLYPDTYPEKVAVIGAGPSGLSCACQLARKGYKVTVFEGFEKPGGMLRYGIPRYRLPEDILDAEINAILELGIELKCKTRIGEDISFEQLQKGYNAVYVAIGAHQGAGLNIPGEDAEGVFTAAWYLNQINSGKQIDLGSKVLVIGGGNSAIDAARVARRQNADVSILYRRTKVEMPAIEHEVNQAEEEGIHLELLVAPVEVIKQGNKTVGLKCIRMELGEPDASGRRRPIPIAGSEFEIKATAIIAAISQISVFTGLEQIKNEKGWITIDERGKTNIDKVFAGGDVTNQLGLVTEAIGLGRKAAEAIDDYLREREPAKILAPTIIRHTRMNFNYYEKLARVQTSNLSPQERVNNFNEVAFTIDEPVAIAETKRCMSCGQCFDCDNCYILCSDSAVKKLPKGKHYEFNLALCQGCKKCAEECPCGYIDMI from the coding sequence ATGGCTATAGTTCTAAAAACAAGAAAACGGGCTTTAGAAAAAATTGGTTTGCGCGGAGGCAGAGAAACCTCTGCACTAAGACCTAAATATACCCCAAAAACACCACCGTGTAGTTATACCTGCCCATCTGGAACAGATATTAGGGGTTATTTAACAATTATTGCTCAATCACAAAACTATGGAAGGAACTATGAAGATGCGTTTAAAATGGCATGGGAAACTTTAGTCGATAAAAACCCATTCCCGGCAGTTTGTGGTAGAGTTTGTCCGCATCCCTGTGAAAAAGAATGTAATCGAAAAGAAAAGGACGAGGCAGTAGGTATTAATGCGGTTGAAAGATTCATTGGTGACTACGGGATTAAAAATAACCTGAAACATAAAAAACTTTATCCGGATACATATCCAGAGAAGGTTGCCGTAATTGGTGCAGGACCGTCAGGGCTTTCCTGTGCCTGTCAATTAGCCAGAAAAGGCTATAAAGTCACTGTGTTTGAAGGATTTGAAAAGCCAGGCGGAATGCTCAGATATGGTATCCCGCGCTACCGATTACCAGAAGATATTCTCGATGCTGAGATTAATGCGATTTTAGAATTAGGGATTGAACTCAAATGCAAGACAAGGATTGGAGAAGATATTTCATTTGAACAGTTACAAAAAGGCTATAATGCGGTGTATGTAGCTATTGGTGCACATCAAGGAGCGGGTCTAAACATTCCGGGCGAAGATGCTGAAGGTGTTTTTACCGCGGCCTGGTATCTGAATCAGATTAATTCTGGCAAACAAATTGATTTAGGTTCAAAGGTGCTGGTTATTGGCGGTGGAAATAGTGCTATTGATGCGGCCAGGGTCGCCAGAAGACAAAATGCGGATGTATCTATCCTCTATCGAAGAACAAAAGTAGAGATGCCGGCTATTGAACATGAGGTTAATCAAGCCGAAGAAGAAGGAATTCATCTTGAACTTTTAGTCGCTCCAGTTGAGGTCATAAAACAAGGTAATAAAACCGTTGGGTTAAAGTGCATTCGTATGGAACTGGGTGAGCCAGATGCCAGTGGTCGCAGAAGACCAATACCTATTGCCGGGTCTGAATTTGAAATAAAGGCAACTGCTATCATTGCCGCTATCAGTCAAATATCTGTTTTTACCGGTTTAGAGCAAATCAAAAATGAAAAAGGCTGGATTACCATCGATGAAAGAGGAAAAACAAACATTGATAAGGTGTTTGCTGGTGGTGATGTAACAAATCAACTCGGTCTGGTCACTGAGGCGATTGGTTTGGGAAGAAAGGCAGCTGAGGCAATTGACGACTATTTACGAGAAAGAGAACCTGCAAAAATTCTTGCCCCAACTATCATCCGACATACCAGGATGAATTTTAATTACTACGAAAAATTAGCCCGAGTTCAAACCTCAAATCTTAGTCCGCAAGAACGGGTAAATAATTTTAATGAAGTCGCTTTTACCATTGATGAACCTGTGGCTATTGCAGAAACTAAGAGATGTATGAGTTGTGGTCAATGTTTTGATTGTGACAACTGCTATATTCTGTGTTCGGATTCTGCAGTCAAGAAATTACCCAAAGGTAAACATTACGAGTTCAATTTAGCCCTCTGTCAGGGGTGTAAGAAATGTGCGGAAGAATGCCCCTGTGGGTATATTGATATGATTTAG
- a CDS encoding four helix bundle protein, with protein MERKPIKSVEDFEVYQKAVRLFEDFLEEDLPVLQKSFAGRILASNQLRSLDSICANMEEGYERKSGKEIKNFFRMSKGSVGESRGRYRRLRKLLPEKIIEKRLQVLNEIRAMLHSLIAKWE; from the coding sequence ATGGAGAGAAAACCAATAAAGAGTGTAGAGGACTTTGAAGTTTATCAAAAAGCAGTTAGACTATTTGAAGATTTTTTAGAAGAAGATTTACCTGTGCTTCAAAAGAGTTTTGCAGGTAGGATATTAGCATCGAATCAATTGAGAAGTTTAGATTCTATCTGTGCTAATATGGAAGAAGGATATGAACGAAAGTCGGGAAAAGAAATTAAGAATTTCTTTAGAATGTCTAAAGGTTCAGTAGGAGAAAGTAGGGGTAGATATAGGAGGTTAAGAAAGTTGTTGCCTGAAAAAATAATAGAGAAGAGACTACAAGTTTTAAATGAGATTAGAGCAATGCTTCATTCACTAATTGCGAAATGGGAATAA
- the dsrB gene encoding dissimilatory-type sulfite reductase subunit beta produces the protein MAERQTDIGPPHYEKFLHPIIKENYGKWKYHEVLKPGVLVHVAETGAKIYTVRVGSPRLMSSDFIRLICDLADKYCDGYLRFTSRNNVEFLLAKEGNIEPLIKDLEIQNLPVGGTKNTISNVVHTQGWVHCHSAATDASGIVKSVMDELTDYFTGKIALPHKLRIAVACCLNMCGAVHCSDIAILGVHRRPPKINHEKLGNLCEIPSIVASCPLAAIRPTIIDGKKSVEIDEDNCMYCGNCYTVCPAMPIADPLNDGVSIWVGGKVSNARTTPMFTKLAIPFLPNNPPRWPEVVSAVKNIIEVYAKNAFKYERVGEWINRIGWPKFFDLTGIKFTKYHIDDFKHAGQTYRKTTQMR, from the coding sequence ATGGCAGAAAGACAAACAGATATAGGTCCACCACATTATGAAAAGTTTTTACACCCAATTATCAAGGAAAACTATGGTAAGTGGAAATACCATGAGGTATTAAAACCAGGTGTTTTAGTCCATGTTGCGGAAACAGGGGCTAAAATTTATACAGTGCGGGTTGGCTCACCCAGATTGATGAGCAGTGATTTTATCCGACTGATATGTGACCTGGCGGATAAATACTGCGATGGGTATTTGAGATTTACCAGCAGAAACAATGTTGAATTTTTACTGGCAAAGGAAGGCAATATCGAGCCTTTAATCAAGGATTTGGAGATTCAGAATCTGCCTGTAGGCGGAACAAAAAATACTATTTCCAATGTCGTTCATACACAAGGCTGGGTTCATTGCCATTCTGCGGCTACGGATGCCTCAGGTATTGTTAAATCCGTGATGGATGAATTGACCGATTATTTTACCGGCAAAATAGCATTACCACATAAATTAAGGATTGCGGTAGCATGTTGTCTAAATATGTGTGGTGCTGTGCATTGCTCAGACATTGCCATTCTTGGTGTTCACCGAAGACCACCCAAGATTAATCATGAAAAATTAGGCAATTTGTGTGAGATTCCATCAATTGTTGCCTCCTGCCCTCTGGCGGCGATTAGACCAACTATCATTGATGGTAAAAAATCGGTAGAGATAGATGAAGATAATTGTATGTATTGCGGCAATTGCTACACTGTTTGTCCAGCGATGCCAATTGCTGACCCATTAAATGATGGCGTCTCTATCTGGGTAGGCGGAAAGGTTTCCAATGCAAGAACTACACCAATGTTCACTAAATTAGCCATACCTTTTCTACCAAATAATCCACCAAGATGGCCTGAAGTCGTCTCGGCGGTAAAAAATATCATTGAGGTCTATGCCAAAAATGCCTTCAAATACGAACGAGTTGGAGAATGGATTAATCGAATTGGCTGGCCAAAATTCTTTGATTTGACCGGTATTAAATTCACCAAGTATCATATCGATGACTTTAAACATGCCGGTCAAACATATCGAAAGACAACGCAGATGAGGTAG
- the dsrA gene encoding dissimilatory-type sulfite reductase subunit alpha gives MSDLKTPLLDELEKGKWPSFVKDLKKLSQRSPKAKDLLGQLELSYKDKKTHWKHGGIVGVKGYGGGVIGRFSDVPEEFPEAAHFHTVRVNQPSGWFYTTAALRQLVDTWDKYGSGILNMHGSTGDIIFLGADTNALEPFFTDLSSNNWDLGGSGSDVRTPSCCVGPARCEFACYDTLALTYDLTMTYQDELHRPFFPYKWKFKMAGCPNDCVASIARSDFSVIGIWQDNIQIDQDAVKEYSNIQSDVCDKCPKRCIQWDGKELKIDNESCSKCMHCINVLPKALRIGKEKGACILLGAKAPIVEGAQLSSVLVPFMKMEPPYEELKSLIRRIWDFWDEYGKARERIGECIQRIGLGNFLEKIGLEPVPQMVSQPRENPYIFYEEYYEEE, from the coding sequence ATGTCTGATTTAAAAACGCCGCTTTTAGATGAATTAGAGAAGGGTAAATGGCCAAGTTTTGTTAAAGACCTGAAGAAACTTAGCCAGAGAAGCCCCAAAGCAAAAGACCTTTTAGGTCAACTTGAGTTATCTTACAAAGATAAGAAAACTCATTGGAAGCACGGTGGTATTGTTGGAGTTAAAGGGTATGGTGGTGGTGTGATTGGTAGATTTTCAGATGTCCCGGAGGAATTCCCTGAGGCGGCACATTTTCATACTGTGCGTGTCAATCAACCTTCAGGTTGGTTTTACACAACTGCGGCTTTGCGACAATTAGTGGATACCTGGGATAAATATGGTTCGGGAATCCTTAATATGCATGGCTCAACCGGGGATATAATATTTTTAGGTGCGGATACCAATGCCCTTGAACCATTTTTTACTGATTTATCTTCAAATAATTGGGATTTAGGTGGTTCAGGGTCTGATGTAAGAACGCCAAGTTGTTGTGTTGGACCGGCAAGATGTGAATTTGCTTGCTACGATACACTGGCACTGACTTACGATTTAACTATGACCTATCAGGATGAACTCCACCGCCCATTTTTCCCTTACAAATGGAAATTCAAGATGGCTGGCTGTCCCAATGATTGCGTCGCATCTATTGCCAGATCTGATTTCTCGGTTATTGGAATATGGCAGGATAACATCCAGATTGACCAGGATGCCGTTAAAGAATACTCAAATATTCAATCTGATGTCTGCGATAAATGCCCCAAAAGATGTATCCAATGGGATGGAAAGGAACTAAAGATTGATAATGAATCCTGCAGTAAGTGTATGCATTGTATTAATGTCCTGCCAAAAGCACTTCGCATAGGAAAAGAAAAGGGTGCTTGTATCCTTCTGGGTGCAAAAGCACCAATTGTTGAAGGAGCACAATTATCATCAGTGCTGGTGCCCTTTATGAAAATGGAACCACCTTATGAGGAACTTAAAAGTCTTATCCGAAGAATCTGGGATTTCTGGGATGAATATGGCAAAGCAAGAGAACGAATTGGTGAATGTATCCAACGAATAGGACTGGGTAATTTCCTTGAAAAAATAGGGCTTGAGCCAGTCCCACAAATGGTTTCCCAACCCAGAGAGAATCCATACATATTCTATGAGGAGTATTACGAGGAAGAGTAA
- a CDS encoding cohesin domain-containing protein: MLKRIFLFGILMIMGLMSEVRISLATITVTGTQSGTWLATNSPYIVTGTVIVELGNTLTIEPGVVVKFATGTSLISYGFLNATGEETNKIVFTSFKDETNGQGTSTIAQAGDWNGIKVSGNGGNGSIIKYCVIKYGQQAIYLENVINVIINNNVIANHKGDDGIGVGNDGGIASAISLFSADSNVIENNTIMNIIGGKGGDGAYPFTIGGNGGKGIGILLNSSEKNKISSNNIYDIQGGQGGFWNITTGEGIGIFISSSNNNELYENNIMNITGGLGGDNWGNGGIGVGLYLYDANHNNVKNNSFLRIGGGDGGRGLNLAGKGMSAGGDGIGVYLMTSMENTILYNNISHNKGGQGGEVVPDAIGDAGVGGVGGGIYLGSSTRNTISFNTISYNKGGQGGTSSVKGMPSSGGAGGIGYGIYFLSSIENTIIYNTISNNRGGQGGKSDYSQGGPGNIGGGILLSFSTSTIIVRNIILDNRGGEGGPGGSSMGSGGVGCGVYLISSDNNTIINDNTFKDNTGGTGNPNGNGVGIYCKSSVISELIYNNIYNNQPYNLQTDGTQTAEYNWWGSDPPATSTFSGNIDYDPWLKGTYTSPTITEISPTAGTIGTLVIIKGRGYIPTEGVQINFGTTLTITSVTTDLSGKFTAIFTTDTQPYGTTSIIATELLTGKKANGFFFITGGRIYILTPISGTVGTIITLSGNGYGRTEDIVIHFGTIRSIATSIASDAGTFSTTFTFPLMVRGTKTVTATGLKTLVSANAFFNVLCSTRLEIKPGSKIVTKGDEFGIDIWLKDVVNLAGLDVFLDFDHNRLEVLDDNPVEEGIQITQGPFPPEASLLYAAATNTSGQIAYSLILVPATNTADGSGILAKIRFKAKAPGTATIYFVFDKPDNRWTVLKDSDNQPIPVTTYGGTVTIFEYGSMEGYVIIDPPKDTGTNAGISITLVGVGTTSTGIGGYYTFLEVIPGTYTLQADTLGVALGTITGIVVYPGTKTIVATLTLLNGDSNNDGVVDIEDFMVLRNAYLSVIGDGRWNEESDYNGDERINIDDAMILRNSFFKTQPSPAPAPPAPAPPVKLPVKLAKTKLTFSPSAIDTFVGATFSVRIMIENVEDLAACQAQLSFDPNLLEVINLTTGNIGLPVIKSQFGVDTVDYAGGLLEGKVYESGILAEIEFKVKDSGITEIKFDFNPAKYRMTKMIDINSQAILFDVNEVKVNAKAISPLDHFEFDKIDSPKVDGIPFNVTIKALDIGNKIVDDYNNTGTLSLHNISGTITPKVITFGSGTWQGTVAISGTGTQVFICVRSSGKVGTSSLFEVKAINVPKESNEDILIKSEDEKAVVVIEKGSPNQDAYVEITKVTTPPSVPPNIPQDVSPVVIEINVVTAPKTKLEIKGSITLSYTDEQVKGLDESRLRIFYYTGSGWELAASNQEVDTFNNRITAYITHFSIYAIGNLVAPNLSNVQVYPNPFKPTTVHSGKYITFKNLTSYWNLKIFNLAGELVDEKTGDTNEAHWDGNNQAGNSCASGVYIYLITNDRNEKVTGRVVVIR, from the coding sequence ATGCTTAAGAGAATTTTTTTGTTTGGGATTTTAATGATTATGGGGTTAATGAGTGAGGTAAGAATTAGTTTAGCAACTATTACTGTAACTGGAACTCAAAGTGGCACCTGGTTGGCTACGAATAGTCCATATATTGTCACGGGAACTGTTATTGTAGAACTTGGTAATACTTTAACAATTGAGCCAGGGGTAGTAGTAAAGTTTGCTACAGGTACTTCTTTGATTTCTTATGGTTTTCTAAATGCTACTGGCGAGGAAACAAATAAGATTGTTTTTACCTCCTTTAAAGATGAAACCAATGGTCAAGGAACTTCTACTATTGCTCAGGCAGGAGATTGGAATGGAATTAAGGTTAGTGGTAATGGAGGTAATGGAAGTATAATTAAGTATTGTGTAATCAAATATGGTCAACAAGCTATATATTTAGAAAATGTGATTAATGTTATAATTAATAATAATGTAATTGCCAATCATAAAGGAGATGATGGAATTGGAGTAGGTAACGATGGAGGAATAGCAAGTGCAATTTCTCTATTTTCAGCAGACTCTAATGTTATAGAGAACAATACTATAATGAATATAATAGGTGGTAAAGGTGGTGATGGAGCATATCCATTTACCATTGGAGGAAATGGAGGTAAAGGAATAGGAATATTGCTAAATTCATCTGAAAAGAACAAAATTAGTAGTAATAATATCTATGATATTCAAGGTGGACAGGGAGGTTTCTGGAACATAACTACAGGTGAGGGAATTGGAATCTTTATTAGTTCATCTAATAATAATGAACTATATGAAAATAATATTATGAATATTACAGGAGGATTAGGAGGAGATAATTGGGGTAATGGAGGAATTGGAGTAGGGTTATATTTATATGATGCAAATCATAATAATGTAAAAAATAATTCATTTCTAAGAATAGGAGGAGGAGATGGTGGTAGGGGACTTAACCTTGCAGGGAAGGGAATGAGTGCAGGTGGCGATGGAATAGGTGTATATCTCATGACTTCTATGGAAAATACTATCTTATATAATAACATATCACATAACAAAGGAGGACAAGGGGGAGAAGTAGTACCTGACGCTATCGGTGATGCTGGTGTAGGTGGTGTAGGAGGGGGGATATATCTTGGATCTTCAACAAGAAATACTATCTCATTTAATACCATCTCATATAACAAAGGGGGACAAGGCGGTACAAGTAGTGTTAAAGGTATGCCTTCTTCTGGTGGTGCAGGTGGTATAGGATATGGGATATATTTTTTATCTTCAATAGAAAATACTATCATATATAATACCATATCAAACAATAGAGGTGGTCAAGGAGGAAAAAGTGATTATAGTCAGGGAGGTCCAGGTAATATTGGAGGAGGGATATTACTATCTTTTTCTACCTCAACCATCATAGTAAGAAATATCATATTAGATAACAGAGGTGGTGAGGGAGGACCAGGAGGCAGTTCTATGGGTAGCGGTGGTGTAGGTTGTGGAGTCTACTTAATTTCCTCAGATAATAATACCATTATTAATGATAATACTTTCAAAGATAATACAGGTGGTACTGGTAATCCAAATGGTAATGGCGTCGGAATTTACTGTAAATCCTCAGTAATTTCTGAACTTATTTATAATAACATCTATAATAACCAACCATACAATCTACAAACAGATGGTACTCAGACAGCTGAATATAACTGGTGGGGTTCTGATCCACCTGCTACATCAACCTTTTCTGGTAATATTGATTATGATCCTTGGTTAAAAGGGACATATACCAGTCCAACTATAACTGAAATCTCTCCTACTGCTGGTACTATTGGTACTCTTGTGATAATAAAAGGGAGGGGATATATTCCAACCGAGGGTGTTCAAATAAATTTTGGTACAACTCTTACTATTACCTCTGTTACAACTGATTTATCAGGCAAATTTACTGCTATATTTACTACTGATACCCAGCCTTATGGTACTACCTCTATTATTGCCACTGAGCTTCTAACTGGTAAAAAAGCTAATGGCTTTTTCTTTATCACAGGAGGAAGAATTTATATCCTTACTCCAATCTCTGGGACCGTAGGCACTATCATCACTTTATCTGGTAATGGTTATGGTAGAACTGAGGATATAGTCATACATTTTGGTACTATTCGGTCTATTGCTACTTCTATTGCCAGTGATGCAGGGACTTTTTCTACCACCTTTACTTTTCCCTTAATGGTACGAGGGACGAAGACTGTTACTGCTACTGGGTTAAAGACTCTGGTATCTGCTAATGCCTTCTTTAATGTCCTATGTAGTACACGATTAGAGATTAAGCCGGGGAGTAAAATCGTGACTAAAGGGGATGAGTTTGGTATAGATATCTGGTTGAAGGATGTGGTGAATTTGGCAGGACTGGATGTCTTTCTTGACTTTGACCATAATCGTTTAGAGGTATTAGATGATAATCCTGTAGAAGAGGGCATACAAATTACTCAAGGACCTTTTCCTCCAGAGGCATCATTACTTTATGCTGCGGCTACTAATACGAGCGGACAGATTGCCTATAGCCTGATTTTAGTTCCTGCCACTAATACCGCAGATGGCTCAGGGATATTAGCAAAGATTAGATTTAAGGCTAAAGCACCAGGGACTGCTACTATCTACTTTGTCTTTGATAAACCTGATAACCGTTGGACAGTGCTTAAAGATAGTGATAATCAACCTATTCCAGTTACTACTTATGGAGGGACTGTAACTATTTTCGAATATGGTAGTATGGAAGGATATGTAATAATTGATCCACCAAAGGATACAGGCACTAATGCAGGCATTTCAATTACCCTCGTAGGCGTAGGAACAACCAGTACCGGGATAGGTGGTTATTATACCTTTTTAGAGGTTATCCCGGGAACTTATACATTACAGGCTGATACCTTAGGTGTAGCTCTTGGTACAATTACCGGGATAGTAGTTTATCCGGGAACAAAGACTATCGTGGCTACTCTTACCCTTTTAAATGGTGATTCAAATAATGATGGGGTAGTAGATATTGAGGATTTTATGGTCTTACGAAATGCCTATCTCTCGGTCATAGGAGATGGAAGATGGAACGAGGAATCTGATTATAATGGCGATGAGCGGATAAATATAGATGATGCTATGATTTTACGAAATAGTTTCTTTAAGACACAACCATCACCTGCTCCTGCACCGCCAGCGCCTGCTCCACCAGTTAAACTACCTGTAAAACTTGCTAAAACTAAACTTACATTTAGTCCATCTGCAATTGATACATTTGTAGGTGCTACATTTAGTGTCAGGATAATGATTGAGAATGTAGAGGATTTAGCTGCCTGCCAGGCACAATTGTCCTTTGACCCTAATCTTTTAGAAGTAATTAATCTGACTACCGGTAATATAGGTCTTCCGGTGATTAAGTCTCAATTTGGAGTTGACACGGTAGATTATGCCGGTGGATTATTAGAAGGCAAGGTATATGAGAGTGGTATATTAGCTGAGATTGAATTTAAAGTAAAGGATTCAGGAATAACGGAGATTAAGTTTGATTTTAACCCGGCTAAATATCGAATGACGAAGATGATAGATATAAATAGCCAGGCTATCCTGTTTGATGTCAATGAAGTTAAAGTTAATGCTAAAGCTATTTCTCCATTAGACCATTTTGAATTTGATAAGATTGACTCACCTAAAGTAGATGGGATACCGTTTAATGTTACGATAAAAGCTCTGGATATAGGGAATAAGATAGTGGATGATTATAACAATACAGGTACCTTATCTCTACATAATATATCAGGGACGATTACTCCAAAAGTAATTACCTTTGGTAGTGGGACATGGCAGGGAACAGTAGCTATTTCTGGCACAGGAACACAGGTATTTATCTGTGTTAGAAGTTCTGGTAAAGTGGGGACAAGTAGTCTCTTTGAAGTCAAGGCAATTAATGTTCCTAAAGAATCTAATGAGGATATTCTGATTAAATCAGAAGATGAGAAGGCAGTTGTAGTCATTGAGAAGGGTTCACCTAACCAGGATGCGTATGTAGAAATAACAAAAGTTACTACTCCTCCATCTGTGCCACCTAATATACCACAAGATGTAAGTCCAGTAGTTATTGAAATTAATGTGGTAACAGCTCCAAAGACTAAATTAGAGATAAAAGGAAGTATTACCTTAAGCTACACAGATGAGCAAGTAAAAGGATTAGATGAAAGTCGGTTACGGATATTTTACTATACAGGTTCTGGTTGGGAATTAGCCGCTTCTAATCAGGAAGTAGATACCTTCAATAATCGTATAACCGCTTATATCACTCATTTTTCTATTTATGCTATTGGTAATCTGGTAGCACCTAATTTATCTAATGTCCAGGTATATCCAAATCCATTTAAACCAACTACTGTTCATTCAGGCAAATATATTACCTTTAAAAATCTAACATCTTACTGGAACTTGAAGATATTTAATTTAGCTGGTGAATTAGTAGATGAGAAAACGGGTGATACCAATGAAGCTCACTGGGATGGAAATAATCAAGCCGGTAATTCATGTGCCAGTGGGGTATATATCTATCTTATCACCAATGATAGGAATGAGAAGGTAACAGGAAGGGTGGTGGTGATTAGATAA